The following nucleotide sequence is from Bradyrhizobium roseum.
CCGTCGCGGCTGAATCATCCGCGCATCGAAACGCCGACGCATATCTGCACGCTGGGTTGCGCCAAGCCCCTGGAAGACGCGATGCGGCTGGCCTTCGAGGAGATGATCTACTGGCTTGAGGAAGAATACAAAATACCGGCATCGGAAGGCTACATGCTGCTGGGGCAGATTGCGGAGGCGAGATGCACCCAGGTGGTCAATCCGAAGTACACCTACATCTGCAAGGTCAACAAGAGCGTCATTGCGAAGTATTTCGGCTGACGGTTTCGCTTGTGATAACTGCGCGTCGACCAACGAGGGGAGTAAGACATGGATCTCGGGCTGAAGGGAAAGAACATTCTTGTCACCGGCGGAAGCAAGGGGATCGGACTGGCGGTTGCTTCCCTGTTTGCGCAGGAAGGCGCCAACGTCGCCATCTGTGCGCGGAATGCCGATGAGGTCGCCGCGGTCGTGGCGTCGCTGGCGGAAAAGGGCGTCAAGGCCTGGGGAAGTGCGGTCGATGTCGCGGATCCGGCAGCGCTGAAAGCGTGGGTTGACGACGCTGCCGGGCAACTCGGCGGGATCGACGCGCTGGTCTGCAATGTCAGCGCATTGGCGGTCGGCGACAGTGCGGAGACCTGGGAAAAGTCATTTCGCGTCGACATGATGCACACGGTCAACTCGGTTGCCGCAGCGCTTCCGTACATCGAGCGCTCGAAGTCCGGTTCGGTCGTCATCATTTCCAGTGTTTCGGGCTTTGAAATCGACTTTGCAGCGGGGTCGTACGGCGCCTTCAAGGCGGCGTTGATTCACTACAGCAAGGGATTGAGCCATCAGCTCATCGGCAAGGGCATTCGCGTCAACACGGTGTCTCCCGGAAATACCTATTTCGACGGTGGCATCTGGCAGAATATCGAGCGCAACATGCCCGAGCTGTTCAAGACGGCGATGTCGCTGAACCCGACGGCGCGAATGGGAACGGCGGAAGAGGTTGCTGCGGGCGTGGTTTTCCTGACCAGTCCAGTGGCCAGCCGTATCTCGGGAACCAATCTGATTATCGACGGTGCGCTGACGAAAGCTGTCTAGCCCGCGCAGCGGGCGACACCCCCAAAAAGAAAACGCCCGTGGGGAGCGGGCGTTTCCGTAGTCAACTTGGGGGTAGTTGGGGTCTTAAATATCCACGTGGCGACTTTGGGGGGCTTTAAAGGGGCCGCGTGAATTCCGTAAATTCTTCTTTAGCGTACGACAGAATTGCCTGAACTGGTAATCACGACCGGCTTACCGGCCTTCACGACAGGCGTGCTGGCGGTCTGCATCAAACCGTCATCCGAGCTGGTGCGCGCGGAGATGCCGAAGCCGGCGACCACGATAGCCGCCACCAACGCCACCACGACGATCTTGAGATGGGTGGTGCGATCTGCGCTGTAGATCGAATGGTTCATGGAAGCCTCCTGCCGCCTTCCGCCCTGCAAATTAGTGAATGTCGTTTGCAGGCTGGTTCAATGTCTCGCGTCAGGAAACGTGGGATTCCCGGCTTTCGTTCCCAATAGGCGATCACAAGGCGGTGAAAAGACTTGAACGGCCGCGAGCAGAAGGGCTCGATCTATCCCGAAAAATGGATAATTCGTAAGATATTACAGTGCGTTAATTTGTCTTTGAGCGCGCGGTCCGGAAGCCGCACCCAATTGATGCGATGTTAACAAATCGGTTGCCTGTGGCGAAAAGGCTGCGGCGTCTCGTCGCTGATTTGCCGGCGGGGCGGCGCCCGGGCCTAGACGCTGCCGACCGTCTTCAGCCGCGCGCGGGGATGGATTTCGGCCTGCGACAGAACGGTGGTCTGGGAACGGAATCGTTCGACGAGCGAGCGGACGAACGGGCGGATCGCGGCAGAGGTGACCAGCACCGGCGCTTCGCCCTCGCGGGCGGCCTGTTCGAAGGCATTGCGCACCGAGGTCATGAACTCCGAAAGCTTTGAAGGCTGCATGGCGAGGCTGCGGTCCTCGCCGGTACCGATGATCGATTCGGCAAACGCCTGCTCCCAGCGCGCCGACAACGCGATCAGCGGCAGATAGCCGTTGTAGGTGGTGTTCTGCGCGCAGATCTGCCGCGCCAGCCGGGCGCGGACGTGCTCGACCATGGTGGCAGGGTGGCGTGAGAAGGCGAGCGCGTCGGCGATGCCTTCGAGAATGGTGGAGAGATCCCGGATCGAGATCCGCTCGGCCAGCAGCAACTGCAGCACGCGCTGGATGCCGGAGACCGTAACCGAACTCGGCACGATGTCCTTGACCAGTTCGCCCTGTTCCTTCGGCAGGTCCTTCAGGAGCTTCTGTACCTCGCCATAGGACAGCAGGTCGCTCATGTTGTTCTTGAGCAACTCGGTCAGATGCGTCGACAGCACGGTCGCGGCATCCACCACCGTGTAGCCCTTCAGCGACGCCTCTTCCTTCAGCGCGGCGTCGACCCAGGTCGCAGGGAGGCCGAACGTCGGCTCGATGGTATGGATGCCGGGCACGCCGACCTGGTTGCCGGCGGGGTCCATGACCATGAACTGGTTCGGCCAGATCTTGCCCGAGCCGGCGTCCACTTCCTTGATCTTGATGACGTAAGTGTTGGCCTCGAGCTGGACGTTGTCGAGGATACGCACGGCCGGCATCACAAAGCCCATTTCGATCGCGAGCGAGCGGCGCAGCGCCTTGATCTGCTCGGTCAGGCGGTCGGTGCCGTCCGGGCCGTTGACCAGCGGCAGCAGCGCATAGCCAAGTTCGATCTTGAGGTCGTCGATTTTCAGCGCGGCGGCGATCGGCTCTTCGGCCGCTGCGGCGGCGGCGGCCGCGGCAACGTCCGGCGCGGCGGCTTCGGCAGCTTCCGCCGCCTTGGTGACGCGGTTGTGGTTGCGCGCCTTGAAGGCCAGCGCAGCGGCGCCGCCGCCTAGCGCCAGGAAGGGAAGCATCGGAATACCCGGCAGCAGCGCCAGCACCAGCATGACGCCGGCCGACATGCCGAGCGCCTGCGGATAACCCGACAACTGCTTCATCATCGCCTTGTCGGCCGAACCGGTAATGCCGGCCTTCGACACCAGCAGGCCCGCCGCGGTGGAGACGATCAGCGCCGGCACCTGGGTGACCAGGCCGTCGCCGACCGTCAGGATGGTGTAGCTGCGGGCGGCGTCGGCAAAGCTCATGCCTTGCTGGGCAACGCCGATGATGATGCCGCCGATGACGTTGATGAAAACGATCAAAAGGCCCGCGATGGCGTCGCCGCGGACGAATTTCGAGGCGCCGTCCATGGCGCCGAAGAAGCCGCTTTCGTCTTCCAGTTCCTTGCGGCGCGCCTTTGCGGTCTTTTCGTCGATCAGGCCGGCGGAGAGATCGGCGTCGATCGCCATCTGCTTGCCGGGCATCGAGTCCAGCTGGAAGCGGGCGGCGACTTCGGCGATGCGGCCCGAACCCTTGGTGATGACGACGAAGTTCACGATCACCAGGATCGCGAAAACGATGATGCCGATGACAAAATTGCCGGACATCACGAAGTTGCCGAAAGCCTCGATGACGTGGCCGGCGGCGGCCGTGCCCTCATGGCCGTGCGACAGGATCAGCCGGGTCGAGGCCATGTTCAGCGACAGCCGCAGCATGGTCGAGATCAGCAGCACGGTCGGAAACGCCGAGAATTCGAGCGGCGCCTGGATGAACAGTGACGTCATCAGGATCAGGATCGAGACCGTGATCGAGATCGCCAGAAACAGGTCGAGCACGATTGCGGGCAGCGGCAGGATCAGCACCACCAGGATGGTGAGGACGCCGAAGGCGAGGAACAGATCGCCGCGCTTTAAGATATCGCCGATTTCGCTGAGGCTCGGAAACTTGTTGCCGGCGCCTGCGCCGCCTTGACCCGCCGTGACATCGACCATGGTAGCCGCTTCCCCCCGCGATCGACGCCCGCGGGCGCCAAACGTCTGCGCGGCGGCCGAAGGGCCACCGGTCCGAAAGTGAGGCACCGCACTTGCGTCCACGGGGTTCCTCCCGTTCTAACGCGGCCGACGACACTCGACTTCACCCGGCAATTCTTGCCGGGTGTATGGTTAGCAAAGGGTTAACGGGGGTGGTTTGGGGCAAATAAGCCGCATATCGACGTGCTAGCGGCCGGTTTTGGCGTCAGTCCGGGCGGCACGCCCCCATCGGTAAAGTTCCATTGGCGTTCCGCTCATCGCTGCCAATAACCTTGTGAACAAGCTGTGGACAATTGCCCTAGTTTCGACCCATTTTAAACTCTAAGCTCATGAAGTTACGTAGTTTTTTTGTTCCCTTTAGTTTTGCGTAGGGTGCTTCTGTGAAAAGATTTCGGCCGATCCTGGCGGGGGCTGACGTCGTTTGTGTTCTAGCAATTGCGTTGTCCTGCGCCGCGGCTCCGGCGGAGGCGAAGCAATGCTTCACTGAGCGGCCATCGAATGCGCAATCCCATTGGTCCTATCGCCTGATCGACGGCCGAAAGTGCTGGTACGAGGGCAGGCCGGGATTCTCAAAATCATTGCTGCATTGGCCGGCGGCTCAAACCGCCCAGAAGAGCCCCCGCCGCGAGTCGGAATCGAGCCCCGCGAGCAAGTTCAATCCGCTGGATGCGCAGGCATCCATTTCAGAAAATTCCGATACGCAGCCGAAGGCAAAGCCTGAAATCGCCGGGCGTGCGCCGGCGTCCAACGGCACCTTGACCGCGGATGATCTGCGTGCGTGGGGAAGCAACAAGACCGCGATGCTGGCTGAGCCGGTCCTGACGATCATGGATCGCTGGCCTGATCAAGAATTGCAGCAACAACGCGCCGTGCCGGCGCCGGCGGCGCAGTCGTCATCCACGAACGGTGGCCGGACGGCCTTGATGGTGATCATCCTGATCATGGCATTGTCGGCGGTGCTGATGACGACCTTGAGGAAGAAGGCCGGCACGTGGCGACTGCCCTTCTGGCCGACCAGGACGTCCCGAAAAGGGACCGCAGCCTGGTACTGACGCAGCAGACCTGATTCGCCGCCCGGTCTGCCTTGCGGCGCTTCGCGAAGTTCATGCCGCAGATATATCCGAAGGTCATGGCTCGGCCCGAGCGTGGCGCCGGGATAGCTGCCGCCGAACGTGGGTTCGTTCTCCACCACAAGAACGTCGGCGCCAAAATGATGCGCCGTGATCGCTGTCTTCAGCCCCGCTGCGCCCGGAGCCGATGACCAGCACGTCGCATGATATGGCTTCCATTTGTCCCCGCTCCCCCTGGGTAGCGTGAAAGCGAAACCCACCATCCTGTCGAATGGAATAGATGATGGGTCTCCATTTCTCGAATCCCGTGTGCGGAGGCATGAAGGTATCGCTTTCGCTCCACCCCTCCGACGGGAGGCGGGCTGCCGCTGTCGGCGGCCTCAATCGCAGTAGGACCACCCGCCATAGCCATCGTCGCAGCGTGCCCGCGCGCGAGCACGATAGGGCACGGGCAGCGGCGGCCGCGGCGCATATTCGTAGTCATAGTCCTGCGCGTAGCGTTCACGGGGGTAATAGGATTCCTGAGCGTAGTAACGCTCGGAATAGGCGGGCGCCCGGTTGACATAGACAGGCCGTGCGGCGTAGCCGGCTCCGTAGTCGCCATACACGGCCGCCGGCGCGCGGTAGGCAGGATCCACGCCGTACGTTGGCTGACGATATCCATAGCCGGGTTCCGCGTGCGGCCGATGAGTCTGGCCGGAGCGCACATAGACGTTCGCGGCTGGCGCATAGATTCCGCCGGGCGCGACGTAAACGGATGACAGGTCGCTGGCGGCGCCGGCCGCCGAGTACAGGATACAGCAAGCCAGCGTGAGCGATGTTCGGTACATGAGTGACGCCTCCAACTATGCAGCCCCGCAGCCAGCATGGGTTAATTTTCGCTAAACAATGCACAGCACGCAATGATATTTTGCGCGAGGAAGTGTGCCATTTCTGGACTGTGCATATCGTCACGTTGCGAATTTCACTCACGCGATTTGTTCATAATCGCAATTCGCAAGGTGGCGGCCGAAGCGATGCATTCGAGGATCGTCGTCATGAACACCTTCACGATACGATCGATGCGGCCGGAGGAAATTTCACTGGCCGTCGGCTGGCTGCAGCGGAAGGCTGGAATCCCGGCGTCGCGGATGCTTCGCGCTTTGCGTCCGTCGATCCCTAAGGTTTTCTGATCGGCGAACTTGGCGGCGCGCCGGCCGCGACCCGTCTCCTGCGTCAACTACGATGCGCGCTTTGCCTTTCTCGGCTTCTACACCGTGCGCGCGGATCTGAGCGGCAGCAGCCTTGGTGTGCGGATATCGAACGCGGCGATCGCGCATGCCGGCGCGCTGTTCGAGACCGCGCGGATGTACACCGGCGCGATTGCGCCGCTGCGGCTGGATCGGGTGTTCGGCGTGACGACTTTTGAACGGGGTTAGATGTGCTACGGGCCGGTGACGTCCGGCTCCTGCCGCGACGTTACGAAAATTTGCCAGCTCACCATGAACATCGCGGCGATGACCGGACCGATGACAAAGCCGTTGAGGCCGAATACTTCGATGCCGCCGAGCGTGGAGATCAGCACCACGTAGTCCGGCAGTCGCGAGCCCTTGCCGACCAGGAAGGGCCGCAGCAGATTGTCCACCAGCCCGATAACGAGCACGCCATAGACGATCAAGCCGATGCCCTGCCAGATCGCGCCGGTGGCCAAGAAGTAGATCGCGACCGGAAGCCAGACCAGCGTGGCGCCGATCGCGGGGATCAGCGACAGGAACGCCATCAGCACCGCCCATAGCAACGCGGCATGGATGCCGAGGAACCAGAACGCGATGCCGCCGAGCATGCCTTGCGCCATCGCGACGAGGATGCCGCCTTTTACCGTCGCGCGAACCACGTCGGCGAACCGGGTGAACAGCGCGGCCTTCTGCTCGCCGCGCAGCGGAATGGCTTCCCTGATCGCTCCCGCCAGCGTCTTGCCGTCACGCAACAGGAAGAACAGCAAGTACAGCATGATGCCGAGGCGGATCACGAACTCGAACGTGTTCATCCCGATGCTCAGCGCCTGCGGCGCGAGAATCTGCCCGCCCGTCATCAGGCCCGAGGCGAGCTTTTCGCGCAGCGCCGACAGGTCGGTCAGATTGAACCGCGCGATCAATCCGGTGGCCCAGGCCGGCAACGCGTCGAGGATCCGCTGCAGGTAGCTGCCGGGATTGTATTCGCCCGACTGCATCTTCGCGAACAGGCCTGACGCTTCCTGCGCCAGCGAGGTCGCGACGATGGCGAGCGGCAGGATGACGATGGCGATAATGATCAGGACGGTGACCGCGGACGCGAGGCTCGGTCTGTCCGGCATCGATTGCAGCAGCCTGCGATGCACCGGCGCGAACAGCACCGCCACGACGACCGCCCACAAAACGGCGCCGTAGAACGGGTACAGCACCCACGCGAACGCCACGGTGACGACCATGAGCAGCAGCAGAAAACCCCGATGTTCGATCACTTGCACGTCCCGTTCGTTGGCTTGCATTGCGGCTGCGTCGCCGGATGACGGTCCCGGCGTTGTCCAATGCCTTGTCGCATGGTGCTGACGGGTTTTGCGGGGTCCATCGTTGGGCAGGCCCGCAGGCCGTCCCTGTTTGGCTCTGCCTTATCCTACGACTGCGGCGCAATGTCGAGTTGTCGGATGCGCTCGTTTGGTGCGGCGAGGCGGCCGCGCTTCGCGTTTACGGTCCTGTCAGTCGTTCGCTCACTTTACCACGATCTGGCCGATCATGCCGCCGTCGCGATGTCCGGGGATCAGACACGAATATTCGAACGTGCCGGCCTTGGTGAATTTCCAGACGATCTCGGCCGATTTCGCCGGCGCCAGCCTAACGCCGTTCGGTTCGTCGTGTTCCATCTGCGGATTTTTCTTCATCTCCTCGGCGTGCTTCAGGTTCTCGTCCGTGGTGGCGAGCAGGAATTCGTGCTCTTCCTTGCCGACGTTGCGGATCACAAAGCGGATCTGCTCGCCGCGCTTTACCTGGATTTGCGAAGGCGCATAGGCCATCTCGCTCATTTCAACTTGAATCGTGCGCGCAGGCTTTTTGGGATTGCCGGGCTCGCCCGCCGCAAAGCTGTGGTGGGCGTGCTGATCGTGGCTGCTCGCCGCCAGCGGCCATGCCGCCAAGGCGGCAAGTGCGAGGAGGGTGGTCATGCGTTTCTTCATCGGATGTTCCTTCTCTCAAGGGGATGCAGCTTAAGCGCTGGGGCGCTGTCCCACCACATCTGCATGCCCAATATCGCGGCAATATGGCTTGACCTTGCGCAATTTGCCGCCGAAGTTGCGTGTGCCGTGGCAATTTCCTCTGAACTCACCCGAGATTCCGACCTGTTTATTCCCGACTCGCGCCGGGCGTGGCTGCGGCTTGCCGTCGCGGTGCTGATCGGTTCGCTCGGCAGCGTTGGCATGTGGTCGGTGGTGGTGGCGCTTCCCGCGGTGCAGACCGAGTTCGCCGCCAGCCGCGGCACCGCTTCGCTGGCCTTCACCATGGTGATGCTGGGATTCGGCTCCGGCGGCGTGCTGACCGGCAAGATCACCGACCGCTACGGCATCGTCACCGCGATCGGACTCGGCATCGGCATTTTGGGGCTCGGCTATGTCGTCGCCGGCATGTCATCCTCGATCTGGCAGTTCATCCTGGTGCACTTCGCGATCGGGCTGTCCTCGTCGGCCACCTTTGGGCCGTTGATGGCGGAGGCTTCGCACTGGTTCGACCGCTACCGGGGACTGGCGGTCGCCATCGCCGCCAGCGGCAACTACATCGGCGGCACGATCTGGCCGCCCCTGGTGAATTTCGGCATGGAGCGGATGGGCTGGCGTACCAGCCATATCGTGGTCGGCATTTTCACCGCGGTGGCGATGACGCTGGCGCTGATCGGCTTGCGCATGCTGATGGGGGCGGGCGCGCGGCGCGATCACGTCAACGCGCCGCCGCCGCGCGTCGATCTGCGGCTTTCCACCAATGCGCTGACCGCGATCCTCGGGCTCGCCAGCATCGCCTGCTGCGTGGCGATGGCGATGCCGCAGGTTCACATCGTCGCCTATTGCGGCGATCTCGGCTATGGCGTGGCGCGCGGCGCGGAGATGTTGTCGCTGATGCTGGGCTTCGGCATCATCAGCCGCATCGGAAGCGGTTTTCTCGCCGACAAGATCGGCGGCATTCGCACGCTGCTGATCGGCTCGGTGGCACAAGGCACTGCGCTGCTGTTCTACCTGTTCTTCGACGGCCTGACCTCGCTCTACATCATCTCGGCGATGTTCGGCCTGTTCCAGGGCGGCATCGTGCCGAGCTACGCGATCATCGTGCGCGAGGCGATGCCGGCCTCGGAGGCCGCGACCCGCGTCGGCATCGTGATCTTCGCTTCGGTGTTCGGCATGTCGTTCGGCGGCTGGATCTCGGGCTTTATCTTCGACGCCACCGGCTCCTATGCCGCCGCCTTCGCCAACGGGATGGCGTGGAACGCGCTCAACGTCGCGATCATGCTGCTGCTGTTGATGCGCGCGCGGCAGCGGCTGGCGATGGCGTAAGGCCATACCGGCGCAACGCTTTCCGTCAAGCTTCCCCGACCAGGGCAAGCGGCCGACCGCGATGCAGCGACGCGGAGCGCGTCATTCTACTTGAGATTGATCGAGCCGCGTAGCACCATACGCCTTTTCCGTGGAGGTGATCATGGCAGACCAGGCATCGCGATACGGGAAGCCCGAGAAAACCTGCGACATCGTGATGAAAGGCGGGATCACGAGCGGGGTGGTCTATCCGCTTGCACTGGCAACCCTGGCCGAGAAGTATCGATTTTCAAACATCGGGGGTACGTCGGCCGGAGCCATTGCTGCTGCGGCGGCGGCCGCGGCGGAGTATGGGCGTCATACTCCGGGTGCCGGGTTTGACCGGCTGGCCAAGATCCCAAACGAGGTGGGGCCGGGCTTGCTCTCTATGTTTCAACCGGTGCCGTCGCTAAGGCCGCTGTTCAATGTATTCATCGCCGCTCTCAAATCGGGGTGGAGACGGCGCGTCGCGGTAATCTGGTCCGCGATTCGCGGATATTGGTCGAGCGCCTTGTTTGGTCTCGCACCGGGCGTCGCCGTCGCTTGGTGGTATGGCGGCGATGTCGGTTTCATGGCGTTCGGCGCGTTGCTTGCGCTAACCGGCCTGGTCGTCGCGATCGTCCGGCGGCTGCTGAAAGCCGCCCAGGTCGAACTCCCCGCCAGCGACTTTGGCCTTTGTCCCGGAATCAGCCAGCCCTATTCGTCGCGCGAAGGGTTCACCGACTGGCTCGCACGGCTCATCAATGAGGCCGCAGGACGGAAGACGACGGACGACCCGCTGACCTTCGGCGATTTGTCTGCCGAGCATGACGGCCGGCCGGTCATTCGGCTGGCGATGATGACGACCAGCCTGATGGAGCAACGCCCTTACACGTTGCCCTTCCCGGAGAGCGAGCACCGCTTCGTGTTTGCAAAGAGCGAGTGGGCGCGAATTTTTCCGCGCTGGATCATGGAATTTCTCACCCGCAAATGCACCCCTCTCGAAGGGCACCCCGATGGTTCCGTCGAGTACTACTACTTTCCCGATCCGGCACGACTTCCCCTCGTTGTCGGCGCCCGGATGAGCCTGAGCTTTCCGTTCCTGATATCCGCGGTGCCATTGTGGCGCAAAGACTTCACGCTGGTCGACGTGACCGAACAACAAAAGCTGCGACGATGCCTGTTCAGCGACGGCGGACTGTCAAGCAATTTTCCGATTCATTTCTTTGATCGCCTCCTGCCGAACAATCCGACATTCGCCATCTCCCTAGATGACTACTACGAGAAGCGAAGCCAGGGCCGCGACCGCGTCTGGCTGCCGAAAGACGCCCGCGGTGGAATCCTGTTGCCGGTTCAACCGATCGACGGCCTGAGCGGATTTGCGATGCGGCTGGTGATGTCGGCCAAGGACTGGCAGGACAATCTGCAGAGCACGCTTCCTGGATACCGTGAGCGCATCGCGCATGTCGTCCTCAAGCCGGAGGAGGGCGGACTTAATCTGACCATGGACGAAGCAACCATACGGCAACTCGTGAAATTCGGCGAACGGGCAGGTGAGAAACTCAAGGACGAATTCGACCTCGATGCCCATCGCTGGCGGCGCTTCCTGGTTGCCATGGCGCGGATGGAGGAAACCCTCGACGACGTCGCGCGGGCCCATCAGGACTTGCCGGATGGTTCTGAAGGATTTGCGCGCTTCCTCGCCCGATACGCCGGGGTTGCAACCTCCTACCAGCAGAAACCACCGATGCTCGCCGAGATAGTGAAGCGGGCGACCGAACTGGCTGCCTTAGGAATGAGCTGGCAAGCAAAGCCCAATATTCGCGATGGCGATTTGCCAAGGCCCGGTACCAATCTCCGGATCACGCCGAAATACTGACGGCGGCCGGCAAGCCTTGGCGTTAGCAAGCCTTGGCGACGGCGATGGCGACGGCGATTCGCCGCCTGTCGTCCGCCATGGACTGCGGTGCGGCAGGTGTGGTGGCGCCGACTAAACCGCCTGTCCCGCCTTCAGCAGCGAGCATCCCGTGATCTTCAGGCTGCCGTCGCTCTGCTGCTCCAGCGTATACATCGCCTCCCAGGCCTCGCCATTGTCGTCGACGATATGGACACGTTGCGCGATCCGGCCGCCGGCTGAGCGTGCCTCGCCGAATTCGAAACTCTTGTGGCGGTGGATCGGCGGATAGGCCTGCTGCACCATCTGCAGGAAGATGTCGGCCTGCGGAAACAATTGCTTGATCTCGGGCGCGGCATGCGAATAGGCCGCCGCGGCATCGCCACGAGCCAGCGCCTGTTCCTGCTCGCGGATCACGTTCTGCGCGGCAGCGACATCGTCGGCCAAGGCGGGCGCGGCGAGGCCGAAGACAAAGACGAAAAGCAGGACGATGGCACGCATGGGGCTACTCCGGTGTCGATGCCCATGAGATACGTTCTACATCGCAACCGGTTTCCTCGCCGCGCCCTTGCCCCGCCGGGAAGCGTTGTCAAAGCAGGGCGGACAGGGTCACTGACGGATTCATCAAGCCCGGCCGCGTGTCGGGCTTTCGTCCAGCGCAAAATCGGCAGTGGAACGCGGTGCCTGAATGTCGCCGTTACGACGGCCATCCTGCAGCGCCTTTTCCGCCTCGAGGGCCACCATGCCGAGCAGGTAGGTCAGAAACGGCAGTTCAGCCTCCTCCGCCAGATCGCGGAGTTGCTTGGACGTGAGGCCGACATGCGAAATAACGTTCAGCTTTCTGCCGTCCATAACTGCCCCGTGAGTGACTGAAATCAGTGTCTGAAATCGCGGGGACCATAGGTGCTAAATTATGCTTCGGGCATCCGGGATACTACTGGAACAAGCGGGCGATTGCGTGGCAACGTTATGAACTGTCGTCTGCCAGCGTCTGTCGCATTTCAGCAGGCGAGGCCGGCTCGGCGCCGTGCTCGCGCACCATCCGCACCGCCTCTTCGACCATTTCGAGGTTGCTCGTCCTTGCACCGAGTGGCGCATCCTCCAGGCCGACGCGAATATGGCCGCCACGTGCAACCGTTTCGGCGATCAGGGGCCGAATATCGGCGCTGACGCCCGCGATCATCCAGGGCGCGCCGGGCGCTTCTTCCTCCAGAAGCGCCAGATAGGCCGAGAGCGCATACGGTTTGGGCGGAAAGCCGACCGCGATCTGGTTGCAGAACATGAGGCGATAGATCGGAATCCGTGTACCGGCCGCGCGGGCCAGCGCTGCGCCGGCGCGCAGGAAGCCGGGTTCGTAGATCGCGAAATCCGGGTGGAGCCTGTGCCGCACGGCAAAGTCGAGCACATAGCGGATATGATTCTCGGGGTTCATGTAGGTGCCGGCCGGCTTCGCCGCTGATGTGGTGGATGTCAGCGTGAAGTTGACGCTGCCGGGATCCACCAGCGCGAATTCGAGCAGGCCGCGCTCGGCCAGCGCTTCGATATGGGCGTAGCGCGCGCGTATGTCGGCAAGGCCTGCGTCGCCGTCCGTCATGAATGCCGGGTAGGAGGGATAGACGGGGACATCGACCTGGTTGCGAATGCCTTCGATGATGCGCGCATACACCTGCCAATCGTGGGTCTGCGGGCCGCCGCCGTCATAAGCGTGGACGTGAACGATGGTGGCGCCGGCGCGCGCGCAGGCGACGCCCTCGGCCACGATCGTCTCGACCGTATCGGGAATGCCGAATTGAAACCTGC
It contains:
- a CDS encoding SDR family NAD(P)-dependent oxidoreductase; the encoded protein is MDLGLKGKNILVTGGSKGIGLAVASLFAQEGANVAICARNADEVAAVVASLAEKGVKAWGSAVDVADPAALKAWVDDAAGQLGGIDALVCNVSALAVGDSAETWEKSFRVDMMHTVNSVAAALPYIERSKSGSVVIISSVSGFEIDFAAGSYGAFKAALIHYSKGLSHQLIGKGIRVNTVSPGNTYFDGGIWQNIERNMPELFKTAMSLNPTARMGTAEEVAAGVVFLTSPVASRISGTNLIIDGALTKAV
- the flhA gene encoding flagellar biosynthesis protein FlhA gives rise to the protein MDASAVPHFRTGGPSAAAQTFGARGRRSRGEAATMVDVTAGQGGAGAGNKFPSLSEIGDILKRGDLFLAFGVLTILVVLILPLPAIVLDLFLAISITVSILILMTSLFIQAPLEFSAFPTVLLISTMLRLSLNMASTRLILSHGHEGTAAAGHVIEAFGNFVMSGNFVIGIIVFAILVIVNFVVITKGSGRIAEVAARFQLDSMPGKQMAIDADLSAGLIDEKTAKARRKELEDESGFFGAMDGASKFVRGDAIAGLLIVFINVIGGIIIGVAQQGMSFADAARSYTILTVGDGLVTQVPALIVSTAAGLLVSKAGITGSADKAMMKQLSGYPQALGMSAGVMLVLALLPGIPMLPFLALGGGAAALAFKARNHNRVTKAAEAAEAAAPDVAAAAAAAAAEEPIAAALKIDDLKIELGYALLPLVNGPDGTDRLTEQIKALRRSLAIEMGFVMPAVRILDNVQLEANTYVIKIKEVDAGSGKIWPNQFMVMDPAGNQVGVPGIHTIEPTFGLPATWVDAALKEEASLKGYTVVDAATVLSTHLTELLKNNMSDLLSYGEVQKLLKDLPKEQGELVKDIVPSSVTVSGIQRVLQLLLAERISIRDLSTILEGIADALAFSRHPATMVEHVRARLARQICAQNTTYNGYLPLIALSARWEQAFAESIIGTGEDRSLAMQPSKLSEFMTSVRNAFEQAAREGEAPVLVTSAAIRPFVRSLVERFRSQTTVLSQAEIHPRARLKTVGSV
- a CDS encoding AI-2E family transporter, with amino-acid sequence MQVIEHRGFLLLLMVVTVAFAWVLYPFYGAVLWAVVVAVLFAPVHRRLLQSMPDRPSLASAVTVLIIIAIVILPLAIVATSLAQEASGLFAKMQSGEYNPGSYLQRILDALPAWATGLIARFNLTDLSALREKLASGLMTGGQILAPQALSIGMNTFEFVIRLGIMLYLLFFLLRDGKTLAGAIREAIPLRGEQKAALFTRFADVVRATVKGGILVAMAQGMLGGIAFWFLGIHAALLWAVLMAFLSLIPAIGATLVWLPVAIYFLATGAIWQGIGLIVYGVLVIGLVDNLLRPFLVGKGSRLPDYVVLISTLGGIEVFGLNGFVIGPVIAAMFMVSWQIFVTSRQEPDVTGP
- a CDS encoding cupredoxin domain-containing protein, with the translated sequence MTTLLALAALAAWPLAASSHDQHAHHSFAAGEPGNPKKPARTIQVEMSEMAYAPSQIQVKRGEQIRFVIRNVGKEEHEFLLATTDENLKHAEEMKKNPQMEHDEPNGVRLAPAKSAEIVWKFTKAGTFEYSCLIPGHRDGGMIGQIVVK
- a CDS encoding MFS transporter, whose translation is MAISSELTRDSDLFIPDSRRAWLRLAVAVLIGSLGSVGMWSVVVALPAVQTEFAASRGTASLAFTMVMLGFGSGGVLTGKITDRYGIVTAIGLGIGILGLGYVVAGMSSSIWQFILVHFAIGLSSSATFGPLMAEASHWFDRYRGLAVAIAASGNYIGGTIWPPLVNFGMERMGWRTSHIVVGIFTAVAMTLALIGLRMLMGAGARRDHVNAPPPRVDLRLSTNALTAILGLASIACCVAMAMPQVHIVAYCGDLGYGVARGAEMLSLMLGFGIISRIGSGFLADKIGGIRTLLIGSVAQGTALLFYLFFDGLTSLYIISAMFGLFQGGIVPSYAIIVREAMPASEAATRVGIVIFASVFGMSFGGWISGFIFDATGSYAAAFANGMAWNALNVAIMLLLLMRARQRLAMA
- a CDS encoding patatin-like phospholipase domain-containing protein is translated as MADQASRYGKPEKTCDIVMKGGITSGVVYPLALATLAEKYRFSNIGGTSAGAIAAAAAAAAEYGRHTPGAGFDRLAKIPNEVGPGLLSMFQPVPSLRPLFNVFIAALKSGWRRRVAVIWSAIRGYWSSALFGLAPGVAVAWWYGGDVGFMAFGALLALTGLVVAIVRRLLKAAQVELPASDFGLCPGISQPYSSREGFTDWLARLINEAAGRKTTDDPLTFGDLSAEHDGRPVIRLAMMTTSLMEQRPYTLPFPESEHRFVFAKSEWARIFPRWIMEFLTRKCTPLEGHPDGSVEYYYFPDPARLPLVVGARMSLSFPFLISAVPLWRKDFTLVDVTEQQKLRRCLFSDGGLSSNFPIHFFDRLLPNNPTFAISLDDYYEKRSQGRDRVWLPKDARGGILLPVQPIDGLSGFAMRLVMSAKDWQDNLQSTLPGYRERIAHVVLKPEEGGLNLTMDEATIRQLVKFGERAGEKLKDEFDLDAHRWRRFLVAMARMEETLDDVARAHQDLPDGSEGFARFLARYAGVATSYQQKPPMLAEIVKRATELAALGMSWQAKPNIRDGDLPRPGTNLRITPKY